The nucleotide window TGAATGAAGGATATGCAAATGCACTTGGCCGTTTTATGAAAAAGAAGTGGTTGAGTTTTCCTATTCTTATAGTTTGTTTCGGTTTGATTTATTTGTTTTTCAATATTTTGAAAAAAGAAACGGCTCCCTATGATGATCGTAGTGCTATAAGAATGTCTATCAATACACCTGAAGGTGCTTCCTATGAATACACAGACCGTTTCATGCAGGAAATTTCAAGATTGATCGATGATTCCATTCCAGAGAAAAAAGTAGCATTGGTAATTACTGCGCCAGGTTTTGCGACATCGGCTGTAAATAGTGGAAGGGTTTTGATAAATTTGGTTGAACCAGATCAAAGAAAACTAAAACAAAAAGACATAGCCGATAAGTTAACCAAATGGACTAATAATTATTCGGAGGCAAAAACTTCGGTGACTGAACAACCGACGATTGCTGTAAACAGACGAGGTGGTCTGCCGGTTCAATATATTATTCAGGCTCCAAATTTTGAAAAATTAAGAGAAAAGATTCCATTGTTTATGGATGAAGCTGCAAAAAGCGATGTTTTCTCTAATACGGATGTGAATTTAAAATTCAATAAACCTGAAATCAACGTTTCGATTGACAGGGAAAAAGCAGAAAGTTTAGGGATTTCGGTAAAAGATGTTGCGCAAACTTTGCAACTTTCTTTGAGCGGTCAGCGTTTTGGTTATTTTATAAGAAACGGAAAACAATATCAGGTTATTGGTCAGTTTGAGAAAGAGGATCGCGCCAAACCTTTGGATTTAACGTCGATGTATGTTAAAAACAACAAAGGGGAACTGATCCAAATGGACAATGTGGTTAAAATTGATGAGCAAAGTAATCCGCCTCAGTTGTATCATAATAATCGATACATGTCGGCTACTGTTTCGGCAGGTCTCGCTCCGGGCAAAAGTCTTAGCGATGGAATAGATGAGATGAATAAGATTAAAGCCAAAGTTCTTGATGATTCATTTACAACCGATTTGAGTGGAGAATCAAGGGATTTTGTTGAAAGTAGTTCGAATACTTCTTTTGCCTTTGGATTGGCTTTATTATTGATTTTTCTAATATTGGCGGCACAGTTTGAGAGTTTCGTCGATCCGTTTATCATTATTTTGACAGTGCCAATGGCGGTTGCGGGAGCTTTATTCTCGCTTTGGTTGTTCAATCAAACGTGGAATATTTTCAGTCAGATTGGAACGATTATGTTGATTGGATTGGTGACGAAGAACGGAATCCTGATTGTCGAATTTGCGAATCAGCTGAGGGAGCAAGGAAAACCAAAATTAGAAGCCATTATGGAAGCTTCGGAAGCAAGGTTACGCCCTATTTTGATGACTAGTTTAGCCATTTCGTTAGGAGCTTTGCCTATTGCTTTGTCCCTAGGAGCGGCCGCAACGAGTAGAATAGGTATGGGAGTTGTTATCGTAGGAGGGACAATTTTCTCTTTGGTGCTGACTTTATTTGTAATTCCTGCGTTGTATTCAATGTGGTCCAAAGCCCGTAAACATTATCCGGAATTTGACCATATTGATGAATATGAAAATGAGGTGAAAAAATAATCCTCTCCCCCGGCCCCTCTCCGAAGGAAAGGGGAGCGAGACGAATAAACAAAGCGGTTCTTAATACAATTTGAAAAGCTTTCGCATTTCAAATTTACTTGAACTGACGTTAAAAAATGATTGTAAAAAGCGCAAATGTTTCCTTTTAGCCCCGATAGCAGTGGAAATCCTTGTTTGGCCGTCTCGTCCCAAAAGACGAGAGGCAAACAAGATTGAAACGGATAGCGGGATCAATGCCGATAAAAAAGCCAAATGTTTGTGCTCCTAAAAAAAGAAAATAATGATGAATACCAAACTGTTTCTTAAAAGTTTCCTGCTGTTTTTCCTTTGCTTTGCAACAGGGAACGCACAAGAACTGCTTACCCTTGAAAATGCCGTGAAAATTGCATTGGAAAACAATTATGAAATAAAAATTGCCGATAATAATTTAAAGATTGAAACGGCTAATGTTGCAATTGGGA belongs to Flavobacterium aquiphilum and includes:
- a CDS encoding efflux RND transporter permease subunit → MSLSTLSIKRPVMTIVMNLAIILFGVIGYTYLGVREFPSIDPAQVSIKTSYTGANSDIIESQITEPLEKAINSIDGVRNVTSSSSQGSSSITVEFNLDKNLEEAANDVRDKVSQAIRSLPQDIDAPPVVSKADANSDAIISMTVQSDTRSALELSDYAENVIGQRLETIPGVSGVQIWGQKRYAMRLWINPEKLAAYGCTVAEVRDALNSQNVELPSGKITGNNTELTVKTVGNLSKPEEFNNIIIRSEGEKIVRFSDIGTAELGPENIETKMTQSGTHLVGCAIVPLPGANYLDIAKEFYKQYERLKKDLPSDIKLNIAIDNTVFVKKSVIEVAETLGISIILVILIIFLFFRDWAIAFRPLIDIPVSLIATFFIMWLFGFSINVLTLLAIVLATGLVVDDGIVVTENIFKKVEEGMSPIEAAIKGSNEIFFAVISISITLAAVFLPVIFLEGFVGRLFREFGVVIGAAVLISAFVSLTLTPMLNAYLMKGGEQKKTKFYHLTEPYFVKLNEGYANALGRFMKKKWLSFPILIVCFGLIYLFFNILKKETAPYDDRSAIRMSINTPEGASYEYTDRFMQEISRLIDDSIPEKKVALVITAPGFATSAVNSGRVLINLVEPDQRKLKQKDIADKLTKWTNNYSEAKTSVTEQPTIAVNRRGGLPVQYIIQAPNFEKLREKIPLFMDEAAKSDVFSNTDVNLKFNKPEINVSIDREKAESLGISVKDVAQTLQLSLSGQRFGYFIRNGKQYQVIGQFEKEDRAKPLDLTSMYVKNNKGELIQMDNVVKIDEQSNPPQLYHNNRYMSATVSAGLAPGKSLSDGIDEMNKIKAKVLDDSFTTDLSGESRDFVESSSNTSFAFGLALLLIFLILAAQFESFVDPFIIILTVPMAVAGALFSLWLFNQTWNIFSQIGTIMLIGLVTKNGILIVEFANQLREQGKPKLEAIMEASEARLRPILMTSLAISLGALPIALSLGAAATSRIGMGVVIVGGTIFSLVLTLFVIPALYSMWSKARKHYPEFDHIDEYENEVKK